In Carboxydothermus pertinax, the genomic window CTTCATTATCGTGTGAGCTGTAACAGATTTTCCACATCCCGACTCCCCTACAATTGCGACAACTTCACCTTTTTTTACACTAAAGGTCACACCGCGGACAGCTTGAACATCACCGGCATAGGTTTTAAAGTTTACTCTAAGGTCTTTTACTTCTAAAATGTTTGCCACGTTAAAACCTCCTATCTCCTGGCCCGCGGGTCTAGTGCATCTCTTAACCCGTCTCCCACAAAGTTAAAGGCCAGCATGGTTATGCTAATAAAGAGCGCCGGGAAGAACAGCTGCCATGGATAAGCAGTGATAGCCTGCACACCATCGCTGGCAAGACTACCCCAACTGGCCATTGGAGCAGAAACTCCTAAGCCTAAAAAGCTAAGCCAGGCTTCAGTAAAGATAGCTTCAGGAATCATTAAAGTCATGGCAACAATAATCGGGCCCATGGTGTTCGGTATTATATGGCGCACTAATATGCGTAAGGGACTAGCCCCCAGTACTTTCGCCGCTAAAACATATTCTTGCTCTTTTAAAGATAATACTTGTCCTCTAACCATCCGCGCCATGTTCAGCCAGTAAACCGCTCCAAGAGCTATAAAAATAGTCTTTAAACCTGGTTCCATGACTACCATTAAAAGAATTACCCACAAAAGAAAAGGAATACTGGAGAGTATCTCCACAATCCTCATCATTATTTCGTCCACTATTCCGCCAAAATAACCGGAAATACCACCATACAATACGCCTATTAAAAATACTAAAACCGCCGTAACAATACCCACTTCCAGCGAAATCCTGGCTCCGTACCAGATCCTGGTAAACAGGTCTCGCCCAAGAGAGTCGGTTCCAAACCAGTATTGACTATTAGGGGGTTGATTCACCATCTTATAGTTTTGTTCATCATAGGTATGACCCGAAAGATAAGGACCTATAGCTGCCATAATAACTAAGATAATGATTACTACTAAACCTACCATTGCTAACTTGTTTTTACGAAAATTTCTACGCACATCCTGCCAGTAAGTAGTTCTAGGTTTGCCAATAGCTTCCGCTTCAAAGCCAGACTTTTCAAGGGGTGTTAAAAGTTCTTTGGTGATTTCCACGTCTTAGCCCTCCTTCCGGGTAAGTTTAATTCTCGGGTCAATTAAGGCGTAGGAAAGGTCAACTAAAAGGTTCATAAACATTAAAAATGCCGCATAAAAAATGGTCAGGCCTAAGATTAAGCCATAATCCCGGTTAACAATTGAAAGTACAAAATCCCGTCCTATTCCTGGAATAGCAAAAATTTTCTCGACCACGAAGCTTCCGGTAAATATCCCTGCAATTAGTGGACCCAAATAAGTAACCACCGGTAAAATAGCATTTTTTAGAGCATGCTTATAAATAACTACCCGTTCACTCATTCCTTTCGCCCGGGCAGTTTTAATGTAGTCCTGCTGCAACACTTCAATCATATTAGAGCGCACCAAGCGCGAAATAAACGCTGTGGGCAAAGTAGCTAGAGCTACAGATGGAAGTACAACATGCGCCGGAGTACCCCACATTGCCGTTGGAAAAAGTTTTATTTTATAGGCAAAAAAGTACATTAACAGAGAAGCCATGATAAAGCTTGGTACTGAAAAGCCTATAGTAGCTATGATCATGGCTAAATAATCCTGCCATTTGTTTTGATGGAGGGCTGAAATAATGCCTAATGATATACCAACAATCAACGCTATTAATACCGCTACAGCCCCTAAAGTTGCTGAAACCGGAAATCCATTTTTTATAAACTCATTAACTGTACGCCCTTCATATTTAAAAGAAACTCCAAGATCTCCTTTGGCTAATTGGGCTAAATACTTAAGATACTGTAGCCATAAAGGATCTTTTAAATGGAACTTTTCATTCAGGTTTTTCATCACCGATTCAGGAAGTTGCTTTTCGCTAGCGAAGGGACCGCCTGGAACCACGTGCATTAGGATAAAAGTAAAAGTAATAATTAAAAGCAAAGCCACTATCATATACGCTAAACGCTGCAGTAAAAAACGGCCCATGACTCCACCTCATTTCTTTGTCCAATATTTGCTACAAACCTCTATTAACAGGGAAAAAGGTATATGCGTAAATTCCGCATATACCCCCTTCCCCATACTACCTATTTTAATACCTAACTACTTCACACTAGCCCACTTAAATTCAGCTTCTACACCAAAGGAAGGAACTATCACATCCTGGAGTTTGTCACTTATTAATTCAGGATTAGTATAGAAGTAAATCGGCATTATTGGCATTTCATCCATTAAAATCTTTTCAGCATCATGCATTGCTTGCATACGAACTGCTTGGTCGTTGGTGGACTTGGCTTTTTTCACTAATTCATCGTACTTTTTATTGCTCCAGCCAGTTTCATTGTTGCCACCGTTGGTTACAAACATATCTATGAAGGTCATTGGATCACTATAGTCAGCAATCCAACCAGCCCGACATATATCATATTTTAACTTGCGTTGGCTATCAAGATATACTTGCCACTCCTGGTTTAGAATTTTAACATTTACACCAAGGTTCTTCTTCCACATCTGCTGAATTGCTTCAGCAATTTTCTTATGTCCTTCGGAAGTGTTAAACAGTATAGTTACCGTTGGAAAGCCTTTACCATCAGGATAGCCGGCTTCAGCTAAAAGCTTCTTGGCTTCGGCTACATCTTCCTTAAAGTAAGCATTCCCACCATTTTCCCGAAAATCTTTGCCGTTTGCATCAAGAATGCCATAAGGAACAAACGCATATGCCGGCTTTTGCTCAGCTTGAAGAATGGTATCAATTAACGCTTGCCGATCAATAGCCATCGCAAAAGCTTTTCTTACTCGCGGATCATTAAAGGGCTTTTTGGTAGTATTAAAACGATAGAAATAAGTTGCCAATTGCGGAAATACTTTTAATTTACCTTCTTGCTTTAACCGCGGCATATCTTCAGTAGGTATATCACTGATCATATCGACTTCACCGTTTTCAAACATGGTTAAAGCAGTTTTAGCATCATCAATTAAATAAAAATCAAGTTCATCTAATTTAACACTGGAAGCATCCCAATAATTGGGGTTTTTCTTAAGGACTATTTTATCTTTTGAGGTATAACTATCAATAACAAAAGGACCATTACCAATTATTTTTTTGCCATTTCCAACCTTAAAATCCGGATTAGCTTCAACAGCTTCTTTCTTTAAGGGCATAAGGGTTTGGAAAGCAGTCAAACCTAAGAACTGGGGGGCAGGTTCTTTGAGCTCAACCTTTAGTGTTTTGTCATCCACAACAGTAATGCCTACATCTTCAGCTTTACCCTTACCGCTGTTGTATTCTTCAGCACCTTTAATGTAATAAAGCTGGTATGCGTACTCCGAAGCTAACTCGGGAGATAAAGCCCGAAGCCAAGCATACTTAAAGTCATTAGCTGTTACCGGGGTTCCGTCACTCCACTTGGCATCCCTTAAATGGAAAGTATAAGTTTTTCCATCCTGGGAAACTTCCCAGCTTTCCGCAATACCGGGTGCAATTTTCCCATCTTTGTCATAACGGGTTAATCCCTCAAAAACCTCATTGGCAATTGTCCCTTCAGGCGCCCCGGTCATCTTACCAGGATCCAGAGTTTCCGGGTCAGCCCCTAAAACATATTTAATAACTTGCGGGGTTTTATTTTCCCCAGTCTTATTCTCTTCGGTCTTCTTGGCACAGCCGGTGAAAACCAAAGAGAAGCTTAGCACTACAGCCAAGAGTGCCAGTAAACCGTTTCTTTTTCTCAATGCACACAACCTCCTTTGAATTTTTTTGAATTTTTTTAATTTATGCCCCCAGGTAACAATATAGTAAATTCGACAGGATTTCGTACATTCCTGCCGAAATCTTGTGTATACAAAATATTTTATTCATAATATACTCTATATTTTAAATTTTTTCAATATTAAGTTACGCAGGGCGCTACCGCACCCTGGTTACTCCCGTGGGCGCATCAGTGGGAAAAGGAGCACATCCCGAATTGATGCTTTATCGGTTAAAAGCATGACAAGCCGGTCAATGCCAATTCCCAGTCCTCCCGCTGGAGGCATGCCATACTCTAAGGCCGTTATATAATCTTCATCCATCATATGAGCTTCTTCATCCCCCCGGGCCCGGGCTTCTAACTGCTTTAAAAACCGCTCTTTCTGGTCAATGGGATCGTTTAACTCGGAAAAGGCATTGGCCATTTCTCGACCGTAAATAAAAAGCTCAAAGCGATAGGTTAAGTCAGGATTTTCCTTTTGTCGTTTAGCAAGGGGTGATACTTCTACAGGGTAATCAATAACAAAAGTTGGGTTGATAAGGGTCGGCTCAACTTTTTCTTCAAAGACAGCTGTAATAATTTCGCCCCAATTCATACCTTCTTCTACTGGCACTCCCAGTCCTTGGGCTTTTTTATAAGCTACCTCCGGATTTTTGTAGCTGGAAAAATCTACACCCGTTGCCTCTTCAATTGCCTTTAACATTGGTACCCTTTTCCACGGCCTTACTAAATTAATTGGAGTTCCTTGATAACTTATTTCCAAAGTTCCCAGTACTTTTTCCGCCACATAGGTGATTAATTCTTCGGTTATATCCATCATATCATAATAATCGGCATACGCCTGGTACAGCTCCATCATGGTAAATTCCGGGTTATGCTTGGTAGATATCCCTTCGTTTCTAAAGTTTCTATTTATTTCATAAACCTTTTCAAAGCCACCCACTAAAAGTCTCTTTAAGTATAATTCCGGCGCAATTCTTAAATATAAATCCATATCCAAAGCATTGTGATGGGTAATAAAGGGACGAGCAGCCGCTCCACCGGCAATGGGATGCATCATTGGAGTTTCTACTTCTAAAAAGCCTTTTTTGTCTAAAAACTCCCGAATAGTTTTTATAATACGGCTTCGTAAAATAAAAGTTTCCCTGACTTCCGGGTTTACTATTAAATCGACATATCTTTGGCGATAACGAAGCTCCACATCGGTAAGGCCATGCCACTTTTCTGGTAGAGGTCTTAAAGATTTTGCCAAAATTTCAAAGCTCGAAATCCAAACGGTAATTTCTCCTTTTTGAGTTTTAAACACATGCCCGGTAACACCTATAATATCTCCAATGTCGAGTTTCTCAAATATTTTGTAAGCTTCATTGCCTAATTCATTTTGCCTGGCATAAATTTGAATTTT contains:
- a CDS encoding ABC transporter permease; this encodes MGRFLLQRLAYMIVALLLIITFTFILMHVVPGGPFASEKQLPESVMKNLNEKFHLKDPLWLQYLKYLAQLAKGDLGVSFKYEGRTVNEFIKNGFPVSATLGAVAVLIALIVGISLGIISALHQNKWQDYLAMIIATIGFSVPSFIMASLLMYFFAYKIKLFPTAMWGTPAHVVLPSVALATLPTAFISRLVRSNMIEVLQQDYIKTARAKGMSERVVIYKHALKNAILPVVTYLGPLIAGIFTGSFVVEKIFAIPGIGRDFVLSIVNRDYGLILGLTIFYAAFLMFMNLLVDLSYALIDPRIKLTRKEG
- the lysS gene encoding lysine--tRNA ligase encodes the protein MEHQELNELIKVRREKLFELREMGVEPYGGKFERTHVAKEILDNFGELAEKTVKIAGRIIAKRGHGKASFAHIQDMSGKIQIYARQNELGNEAYKIFEKLDIGDIIGVTGHVFKTQKGEITVWISSFEILAKSLRPLPEKWHGLTDVELRYRQRYVDLIVNPEVRETFILRSRIIKTIREFLDKKGFLEVETPMMHPIAGGAAARPFITHHNALDMDLYLRIAPELYLKRLLVGGFEKVYEINRNFRNEGISTKHNPEFTMMELYQAYADYYDMMDITEELITYVAEKVLGTLEISYQGTPINLVRPWKRVPMLKAIEEATGVDFSSYKNPEVAYKKAQGLGVPVEEGMNWGEIITAVFEEKVEPTLINPTFVIDYPVEVSPLAKRQKENPDLTYRFELFIYGREMANAFSELNDPIDQKERFLKQLEARARGDEEAHMMDEDYITALEYGMPPAGGLGIGIDRLVMLLTDKASIRDVLLFPLMRPRE
- a CDS encoding peptide ABC transporter substrate-binding protein; this translates as MRKRNGLLALLAVVLSFSLVFTGCAKKTEENKTGENKTPQVIKYVLGADPETLDPGKMTGAPEGTIANEVFEGLTRYDKDGKIAPGIAESWEVSQDGKTYTFHLRDAKWSDGTPVTANDFKYAWLRALSPELASEYAYQLYYIKGAEEYNSGKGKAEDVGITVVDDKTLKVELKEPAPQFLGLTAFQTLMPLKKEAVEANPDFKVGNGKKIIGNGPFVIDSYTSKDKIVLKKNPNYWDASSVKLDELDFYLIDDAKTALTMFENGEVDMISDIPTEDMPRLKQEGKLKVFPQLATYFYRFNTTKKPFNDPRVRKAFAMAIDRQALIDTILQAEQKPAYAFVPYGILDANGKDFRENGGNAYFKEDVAEAKKLLAEAGYPDGKGFPTVTILFNTSEGHKKIAEAIQQMWKKNLGVNVKILNQEWQVYLDSQRKLKYDICRAGWIADYSDPMTFIDMFVTNGGNNETGWSNKKYDELVKKAKSTNDQAVRMQAMHDAEKILMDEMPIMPIYFYTNPELISDKLQDVIVPSFGVEAEFKWASVK
- a CDS encoding ABC transporter permease, whose translation is MEITKELLTPLEKSGFEAEAIGKPRTTYWQDVRRNFRKNKLAMVGLVVIIILVIMAAIGPYLSGHTYDEQNYKMVNQPPNSQYWFGTDSLGRDLFTRIWYGARISLEVGIVTAVLVFLIGVLYGGISGYFGGIVDEIMMRIVEILSSIPFLLWVILLMVVMEPGLKTIFIALGAVYWLNMARMVRGQVLSLKEQEYVLAAKVLGASPLRILVRHIIPNTMGPIIVAMTLMIPEAIFTEAWLSFLGLGVSAPMASWGSLASDGVQAITAYPWQLFFPALFISITMLAFNFVGDGLRDALDPRARR